The genomic window TTCACAATAAGCTTCGCGCCATTTTGTATTTTGTTCAAAAAACCAATTTACCTCAGGATTCTTGGCCATCATTAAAATGTTTTGAGTTTACGGTTTTCAGGTCGAAAATACCAAGAAATACATAAAAAAATAATTTGGAACAAGGGACCTAATATTGATTTTCCGCTATCACCCATGACGATATGAGAAACAAGGGCTCCTGATAACAGAAAAAAGAAACCTGCATAAGACCACTCCTTCACCAATTTATAGTTTGGCACTAATACAGCGATTACTCCCATCAATTTCCAAACACCTAACAATGGCATTAAGTATAAAGGGTAGCCTAAATGGATCATTATTTCATTCATTTCCTTTAATCCTAGGATTTGAGAAATTCCACTTGCTGTCATCCCGAAAGCAAATAGTGCCGTAGCTATCCAGTAAATAACCAGATTCCTTCTTTTCATTTTGTAATAAATTTTATATTTACGTAGTTAATCACATTGTTGGAACCATTGCTCTCATTGGGAAATACTCATATTTATTTATCTTTCCAGCTGGATCATTGGCAATGAATTCTTCTACTTCCTGCTCACTATCCACTGCAACGATGCCAAGTCCATAAACTGCTCTAGGATCTAAAACAGGACCAAATACAAGAACTTTTCCAAGATTCATTTTTTCAGTCCAGTACCCAATATGCTCCATCATAATTGCTGTTTCGTCATCCGACATAGTCTGAGCAAAATCTGGTCTTGAGGGTAACAAGTGCAAAACAAAATACTTCTTATCCATTCTAAATTTATCTAATTAAAGTTTTACAATATTATAACTCATCAATAATTTCCAATACTAATTTTAATGGCGGACTTACAAATAGATAAATTAAAATCAGATAATCCTATCCCTATTATATGCGCCAGCTAAATTTTCCATTGCCCTGTTTACCAAAAAAAAAACAAAGATCATTCCATTGAGACAAATATATTCAACAAGCAGGAATTCTTCCAAGTAAATATTAATTTTTTTACAAACTGAACGAATCTTCAATAAGCCAAAACCTTTTGCTCAGCCTTCGTAACATTCATTGAACTACAAATATAATGCATTAATCAATTCCAATACACCTAAATGTAAAAAATCAAAATAAACAAAAGTCATAAGATACTAACAGCGAAAAAGATTCCTTTTTAACTATAATTGATTTTATCAAAAATAAGATCTTCGTCGCATCAATATATAAAATAAATTCCACAGCTCCATTTTCTCTGTTATTATAAATACTAAAGACGTAAATCAAAGCTTAAGAAAAATGATTTAAGGTGTTGTTTAGCCAACTAGAAATCATTTTTGAACCTGACCCATTCGAAAAAGTAAAGGAAAATCAATTTGCTTGCTAAGTCCATCATCCCATACTTTTTCCATTTTTCTTTGTAAGTTTTCTATTGGATTAAAGTTTCTCTCTTCTATAAAATGTTTTGCAGCTGACCATGTGTTTAAATATCCAATCAATTGATCAAAAGACCAACTGAGTTGAATGGAAAAATCCGGGACTTTGATTTCGGCAAAAGGAAAAGGAATGGTCTTGTATTTCTCTTCAATATAAGTTCGTTCTTTATCCCAATATAGTCCTAAAATATTATGGTATAAATCATCTATGATGCTATCTACTTCCTTAGAAACTGACAATTTTCCGTAACCAACCACACAAATCCATGAATTATCAATTGCTGTTCGATAAACTTCGTTATAAAATTTATCAAAATCAAACCAGTGTATTGCTTGAGCTACCATGATTAAATCAAAAATACCAGACTCAAAATTGGTTTTTTCTGCCGGCTGAACTGAATAGTGAATATTGTTAACTTTAAAGGCATTTTCAATCTGTGATTTACTTATATCAGTCGCAAATACGGATTCAAATGACTTGGCCAGTTCCAATGCAACTTGTCCGTTTCCTGTTCCACAGTCCCAGGCATTTTTCCTGCTTTCTAACTTAGAATAAATGAACTGAAAAAGTTCAGATGGGTAAGTCGGCCTAAATTTTGCATAGTTGTCAGACCGTGTTGAAAAATTGTCTTTCAAATTTTGGGATTAATTTTTGTTAACACTAATTCATTTTATCATTTACGAATTCCCCAACAAGGAATAAAGTAAGATATATTTTTTTAAAATCAATTATACTACAAAGATAAAGCTTCCTAAATTAACTGTACACAGGATGAAATAATATATTTATTTTGTTGACTAAATATCTCAAGATTCTGACTTTCAAAAATTCACAATAAAATTTCAATCACCTACTTTAAGTAAAATCCTAAAGATAATGGAACTCAATGTTCCGAACAAAATCATGATCCTACTTCTACCACCAATTATTTCAATCAGTTCTTTAGTTCAACGCTGAATTTAGGTTAACTCAAATGAAAATAATTGGAATTTTGTAATCTGAAATAAGCACTATTTTACAGGTGCAAATACCAAAATTTAAATGTTTTTGCTTTAAGGTATAATACACATTCCTAAAGTTGCATTATGGATTATTACTTAACTCGCCGCCAGAATATTTTAATTGATCTCCAATTCTATGTATGCCTCTCAATTATGGACAAGTTAGAATTTGCAAATAATATTCTTTCCGCTTGGAAAATATAATGCCATTCTAATAAAAGAATATTCTGTTTTAAGTTATATTTTGCTTTTGTCAATACCCGATAATTCATGCATTAAACTCTTTAAATGTCGGAAACATTATTATTATCGTCCGAAGTCATGTTACTCTGGCGATAAGAGTTTATGTTCCGGACAATCTATCCGCAAATCTATTTCCGACAACTTTATATTCATGAGCCTGCAAAAATGATCTTGGCCTTTTGCGTTCGACTCATAGTAGTGACAGGTATAACACATACGTTGAATAGTGATAATTCTAGCCTTATTGAGATGGCGAATGATATCCAATAAGCTCAATAACAGACGTTCTTTATCGCCAGACGACAATTTGTCAATTGGCACTTGTATTTGCTCAGAAAACACCGAAGACTTCTCTGCAATTACACGACCTTTCTTTGTAAGATGAATGATGTAACTTCTAGAGTCATAAGGTTCAAAAACTTTGTAGATAAGTTCTTTGTGTTCCAGAGTTTTGACTGTTTCACTTAGAGTTGCTTTGGTCATATTAAACTCATCTGCCAAATAACTCACCTTATGCTTTTCGTCCGAATGGGTTAATAAAAATATAAGAACTTGTACCTGTATTGGACTTAAAGAATATTCTTTACTTTCATTCCATAGTAATACCCTAAAAGCTTGCGAAACTCTTTCTAATGAACAAACGATTTTATTTTCAATGCTGGAAT from Saprospiraceae bacterium includes these protein-coding regions:
- a CDS encoding DoxX family protein → MKRRNLVIYWIATALFAFGMTASGISQILGLKEMNEIMIHLGYPLYLMPLLGVWKLMGVIAVLVPNYKLVKEWSYAGFFFLLSGALVSHIVMGDSGKSILGPLFQIIFLCISWYFRPENRKLKTF
- a CDS encoding class I SAM-dependent methyltransferase, producing the protein MKDNFSTRSDNYAKFRPTYPSELFQFIYSKLESRKNAWDCGTGNGQVALELAKSFESVFATDISKSQIENAFKVNNIHYSVQPAEKTNFESGIFDLIMVAQAIHWFDFDKFYNEVYRTAIDNSWICVVGYGKLSVSKEVDSIIDDLYHNILGLYWDKERTYIEEKYKTIPFPFAEIKVPDFSIQLSWSFDQLIGYLNTWSAAKHFIEERNFNPIENLQRKMEKVWDDGLSKQIDFPLLFRMGQVQK
- a CDS encoding winged helix-turn-helix transcriptional regulator — translated: MSKSVFDLNNQNSSIENKIVCSLERVSQAFRVLLWNESKEYSLSPIQVQVLIFLLTHSDEKHKVSYLADEFNMTKATLSETVKTLEHKELIYKVFEPYDSRSYIIHLTKKGRVIAEKSSVFSEQIQVPIDKLSSGDKERLLLSLLDIIRHLNKARIITIQRMCYTCHYYESNAKGQDHFCRLMNIKLSEIDLRIDCPEHKLLSPE